In the Borrelia turicatae 91E135 genome, one interval contains:
- the rplU gene encoding 50S ribosomal protein L21, whose protein sequence is MYALLEIKGKQYKAIMGEMLKIDKIRASEGDKIEFSSVMLVNKDGDVKIGKPYVLGSCVKCTYIENKKDKKVISYRYRRRKSSERKVGHRQSYSYVLVDDIVVS, encoded by the coding sequence ATGTATGCGTTGTTGGAAATAAAGGGTAAGCAGTACAAGGCTATTATGGGAGAGATGTTAAAGATAGATAAAATTAGAGCTAGTGAAGGTGATAAAATAGAATTTAGCAGTGTAATGCTTGTAAACAAGGATGGAGATGTAAAGATAGGAAAACCTTATGTTTTAGGTTCTTGTGTAAAATGTACTTATATAGAAAATAAAAAAGATAAAAAAGTTATCTCTTACAGATATAGAAGAAGAAAGTCAAGTGAGCGAAAGGTCGGCCATCGTCAATCCTATTCTTATGTTTTGGTTGATGATATAGTTGTTAGTTAG
- the rpmA gene encoding 50S ribosomal protein L27 — MATSKSGGSSKNGRDSISKRLGVKRSGGQFVRSGEIIVRQRGTKFHKGKNSGLGRDHTIFALKDGVVEFKTSKGRKYINII; from the coding sequence GTGGCAACAAGTAAAAGTGGTGGTAGTTCTAAGAATGGAAGAGATTCTATATCTAAGAGGCTTGGTGTTAAGAGAAGTGGTGGGCAATTTGTGAGATCTGGAGAAATAATTGTACGTCAAAGAGGTACAAAATTTCATAAAGGCAAAAATTCTGGACTTGGCAGAGATCATACAATATTTGCATTAAAGGATGGTGTAGTAGAGTTTAAAACTTCTAAGGGCCGAAAATATATAAATATTATTTAA
- the obgE gene encoding GTPase ObgE — MHTFKDSLNITVSSGSGGAGCVSFLRERFKAKGGPDGGDGGRGGNVVFKVKPDLKTLSFYKNGQKLAANNGKPGMGSRKSGASGEDLVIFVPPNTRVYDVFTDSMLFELQNFDDEVIALKGGRGGLGNVNFKSSTKRTPRFAQPGESGTTLDLRLELVLIADIGLVGLPNAGKSSLISTITASRSKVGNYPFTTKVPHLGVLKSSYEDLVIADVPGIIEGASRGMGLGFEFLRHISKTKILVFLIDVASNDFMSTYSILVNELSVYDVGLSSKKRIIVANKLDLEGAIENFNQLKRALDGEKVLGISIYDNRGIDELVNELFALSRI, encoded by the coding sequence TTGCATACATTTAAGGATTCTTTAAACATAACTGTGTCTTCAGGTAGTGGGGGTGCAGGATGTGTTTCTTTTTTGCGTGAAAGATTTAAAGCCAAAGGAGGTCCTGATGGTGGTGATGGAGGTCGGGGTGGAAATGTAGTCTTTAAGGTTAAGCCAGATCTTAAAACCTTATCTTTTTATAAAAATGGTCAAAAGCTTGCTGCTAATAATGGTAAGCCTGGGATGGGTTCTAGGAAAAGTGGGGCTTCTGGTGAAGATTTAGTTATTTTTGTTCCCCCCAATACCCGTGTTTATGATGTTTTTACTGATTCTATGTTGTTTGAGCTTCAGAACTTTGATGATGAAGTTATTGCTTTAAAGGGTGGAAGAGGTGGCCTTGGAAATGTAAATTTTAAAAGTTCTACAAAACGGACACCAAGGTTTGCTCAACCTGGAGAATCTGGTACTACTTTGGATTTACGTCTTGAATTAGTATTGATAGCTGATATTGGACTTGTTGGGCTGCCTAATGCAGGTAAATCTTCTCTTATTTCTACGATAACTGCTTCAAGGTCAAAGGTTGGAAATTATCCTTTTACTACTAAAGTTCCGCATCTTGGTGTTTTGAAGTCCTCTTATGAGGATTTGGTAATTGCTGATGTGCCTGGGATAATTGAGGGTGCAAGTCGAGGGATGGGTCTTGGTTTTGAATTTTTAAGACATATTTCAAAGACCAAAATTTTGGTCTTTTTGATTGATGTTGCCAGTAATGACTTTATGAGTACTTATAGCATTCTTGTTAATGAGCTTAGTGTGTATGATGTTGGCCTTTCAAGTAAGAAGAGAATAATTGTTGCTAATAAACTTGATTTAGAAGGTGCTATTGAAAATTTTAATCAGTTAAAAAGAGCTTTGGATGGCGAAAAAGTTTTAGGAATTTCTATTTA
- a CDS encoding adenine phosphoribosyltransferase, whose translation MKDKTEYYDKFIMKVPNFPKEGILFYDITNVLLKAEAYKSLIEDAHAFYLSRNIDYIAAIESRGYLIGAPLALKMGLPLLLIRKEGKLPRQVLREEYNLEYGFSSIEIHKDDVKQHSNILLVDDILATGGTLKAAAMLLKKSGGVVSDIFCFIELVSMNGKDALREYSLNSLVKYF comes from the coding sequence ATGAAAGATAAAACGGAATATTATGATAAGTTTATTATGAAAGTACCTAACTTTCCAAAGGAAGGTATACTTTTTTATGATATTACTAATGTTTTACTCAAAGCAGAAGCATATAAATCTTTAATTGAAGATGCACATGCTTTTTATTTATCAAGAAACATCGATTACATTGCTGCTATTGAATCAAGAGGTTATCTTATTGGTGCGCCTTTGGCTTTAAAAATGGGATTGCCTCTTTTGTTAATTCGAAAAGAAGGTAAACTTCCAAGGCAAGTCTTAAGAGAGGAATATAATCTTGAATATGGATTTAGCAGTATTGAAATACATAAAGATGATGTTAAACAACATTCAAATATTTTGTTAGTTGATGATATTTTAGCTACCGGAGGCACTTTGAAAGCAGCCGCTATGTTGCTTAAAAAGTCGGGTGGGGTGGTATCTGATATCTTTTGTTTTATTGAACTTGTGAGTATGAATGGTAAAGATGCTTTACGGGAATATAGTTTGAATTCTCTTGTTAAGTATTTTTGA
- a CDS encoding ribosomal-processing cysteine protease Prp, with translation MINVLIKTRNDIIIYILANGHAKGNNHINIVCSSFSFILRTFLSVLDCEKEDFTVDNSLRGCLEFEAFFEDLDRQNLFYYSKFLIQGVKDLCFEYPCDIKLILEETSGNK, from the coding sequence GTGATTAATGTTTTAATAAAGACCCGTAATGATATAATTATTTATATTTTAGCCAATGGACATGCTAAAGGGAATAATCATATTAATATAGTTTGTTCTTCCTTTTCTTTTATTTTAAGGACTTTTTTAAGTGTTCTTGATTGTGAGAAAGAAGATTTTACTGTGGACAATTCTTTAAGAGGTTGTTTAGAATTTGAGGCTTTTTTTGAAGATTTGGATAGACAGAATCTTTTTTATTATAGTAAATTTTTAATACAAGGTGTAAAGGATTTGTGCTTTGAATATCCTTGTGATATTAAATTGATTTTGGAGGAAACTAGTGGCAACAAGTAA
- a CDS encoding DUF2147 domain-containing protein, with protein MDKNVLRIILLFYFSFFAFAESEKTDNKKDGSEVLGYWVGYDGTTNVKNSVIYVYKYNDKVYGRILNVIKDGKVHDINDPSGYRVVGFEHLSTEGLDFMWGLKYIKSSGKWDKGKIIDPKNGKIYTSEMRVDPKTGNLITKGKVWIFGRSKIWTRANEDEIPKLDVEGIVPNPPVAEK; from the coding sequence ATGGATAAGAATGTATTGAGAATTATTCTTTTATTTTATTTTTCGTTTTTTGCATTTGCAGAGTCTGAAAAAACAGACAATAAAAAAGACGGTAGTGAGGTTTTAGGATATTGGGTTGGATATGATGGTACTACGAATGTTAAAAATTCTGTAATTTATGTTTATAAGTATAATGATAAAGTCTATGGTAGAATTTTAAATGTAATAAAAGATGGGAAGGTGCATGATATTAATGATCCTTCTGGTTATAGGGTTGTAGGTTTTGAACATTTAAGTACCGAAGGTCTTGATTTTATGTGGGGGCTTAAATATATTAAGTCTTCTGGCAAGTGGGATAAGGGTAAGATTATTGATCCTAAGAATGGTAAAATTTATACTTCTGAAATGAGGGTAGATCCAAAAACGGGTAATCTTATTACCAAGGGTAAGGTATGGATTTTTGGTAGAAGTAAGATTTGGACAAGAGCTAATGAAGATGAGATTCCAAAATTAGATGTAGAAGGCATAGTGCCAAACCCCCCTGTAGCGGAAAAATAA